The DNA region TTAAAACCTAGTGGGACAAAAGATACAGATATCCCAGCTTATACTCAGCTCTTCTCTAATTCACTAAAAATTTGAAACTCCCTATGCCCTAAAATATTAGGTAAATAGGCAGGTGTTTATGGTTAGCCTAAGCTGATGAGAGTTTTTATGCATACTGCCTGGTGGTTCTTCAGCACCTTCTGCAATAGCTCTATTTAAGATAGGAGTGTTCCAAAAGGGAGTTGCACCAACCCATGTCGGTGAGCagaagatggccaagaagtataAATGCCAAGGCTTACGTAGGCCTTTTCTACTGAAATTgagcttccttttccctttccctttggaGCCTGTGCCCAGATTATAATCTGTCCAGGAAGGGTAGTAGGAGAGAGTTGTACAGCCCTTTGGGGTAAAAAACATTGCCTGAGTATAGAGAGCAAAGAGCAAGTATAGTATCTCTAAGCAAAGGGGACAGAATTTGAATAGTAAGTGTAAAATGGATAactctaaaaaattaatttattaaaaacagtTCTCAGATAAATATGCTGACTTACtgtagtacagttgacccttgaacaatgcaggggttaatTCGAGTATAACTTACAGTCAGCCCCTTCCACATCCACAGTTCTTCAGCATCCGTGGATTCAATCAACCATGGGAACCATTCAGTAttgtatttactgttgaaaagtATTTGCATaaaagtggacccatgcagttgaaacctgtgttgttcaagggtcaactgtatttaaaGTGGATTTAGCTCTGGGAAAGAGAGTGATAAATTTGATAGAAATGGGCTTTAGGGACCAACGACCTGGGTTTGAATGCCTGTTCCTGGCAAGTTAATGAACTTGTTGGAGTCTGGTTTTGGTAAAATATGAAGCATAATGATAACACtcatggagtcttttttttttttttacatctttattggagtataattgctttacagtgttgtgttagttttctgctgtacaacgaggtaaatcagctataaatatacatatatccccatatcccctccctctaggtcatcacaaagcaccaagctgatctccctgtgctatgcagcagctccCCACTAGCcgtccattttacatttggtagtgtatgtatgtcagtgctactttctcacttcgtcccagcctctgcttccctgctgtgtcctcaagtccattctcttatgtctgcatctttattcctgccttgccactaggtttatcagtaccatttttctcgattccatatatatgcgttagcatacagtatttgtttttctctttctgatttacttcactctgtatgagagactgtaggtccatccacctcactataaataactcaatttagttcctttttatggctgagtaatattccattgtatatatgggccacatctaaATTATCCACTTATCTGTTGAACTCATGGAGTCTTGGAATTATTCAATATTGCATGCTACCCTTAGCTCACAGTGAATGCTCAGTGAGGTTTAGCTCATTTTTTTCGAAATGGCTGGTTCTAATAAAGACAGTCATGGTCCATGTCTGGATCAGACTGAGCAATTTTCTTAATATGAAGTTGTTTTAGAGCATACATTACTTGCATTTACCATGTGACCTCTTTACCATGGTTCTACATTGAAGGATCAGAAGAAAAGCTGTGGAAGATCTTCAACTTTAGATCCTGCAAGGGGTAGCATTTGAGATGAACATTAAAGAAAGAGTGGATTTGAAAGAACTGGAGTCAATATGAAACTTatgtaatgttataaaccaataaaCCTCAAGTGTCTCAATTAAAAGAGAAGAATTGAGTCAAgcagaccagggttcaaatccctgtCCTGTTATTCACTAGCATTGTGACCTCTGACTTTGCATTTCCTCCCTTATAAAATGTCCTAATTCTGCTTATCATGTCAGTACCAAACGACAGAACATATGTAAAACACCTATATGAGGTCAGCAGCCagtgaaatgaacaaaaatggGGAAGCTGGATGCTGTAGGGGCGTGTGTGTAGGAAGGCACAAAGCAATCCAGTTTAGTCAGGTTGTGGGCCATGGGCAGCCCTTGAGCCCAATCCGGGTTCCCAGCCTCACAGTGGCTTTCTTTCTTCAGGTGGCCACCATGTCCTTGAAGATCCAGACAAGCAACGTAACCAACAAGAATGACCCCAAATCCATCAACTCTCGGGTTTTCATCGGAAACCTCAACACAGCTGTGGTGAAGAAGTCTGATGTGGAGACCATCTTCTCCAAGTATGGCCGTGTGGCCGGCTGTTCTGTGCACAAGGGCTATGCCTTTGTCCAGTATGCCAATGAGCGCCATGCCCGGGCAGCTGTGCTGGGAGAGAATGGGCGGGTGCTGGCTGGGCAGACCCTGGGTAAGCATCTCTCCATGGCCCTGCCCCTGGATTTCTCCTGGGCAGGTGCTGGCCTGCATTCTTTAGCTTCCCTCTTATCCTCTTTTCTATCTTCTCCAACCGTCACCCACTATAAGATCAGTGCCTGtatgggaaaattttaaaagtttcaggaAAACACTTCTGTTCTGTCCCTGCTTTCACAGTGTAAGCGTTccagttaaaatgcagattccccaGAGAAAGGGAACAGAGTGGACTAGCACAGCCTCTTACATTGGGCTGCATTTGGCTTAGGTTAGAACCCTTTCTGAGagccaggaggaggggctgggagcatAAGGTGAAGCAGGTGCTCTTGGTCGCGGTGCTATGTACATGAGATGTGGCCGTGCTGGAGGCCTGCCCTGGAGCCTGTATAGTGTTTGTATATGTTCACGTACTTCggtatgtttgtgtatgtttgagaaggatatgtgtccCTGAATATGTGGTATGTGGATGTAACTGAACATGTGGGGAATATGTGGACACATACTTTacttacatgtatatatgtagagTTATGTGTGTATCAGAATATACTTGAGTGTGTAAGCAgatattcatgtattcatttaccaaatatttattgaggtccTAACATTTGCTGAACTCTGCTGTAGGCATAAAGATGTTTGGTAGAAGGTTTGTGTAAATGTGCATTGGCTCATTTGCATATGGGCAGTTAAGTATAGGATGTTGGAGCCACGTCTGAGTGTAGTTGAGAGTGTGTGATCTTATTTCCTGGATATGTGAACGTATGTGTGAGGATGTGTGTCTGATGTATGCGTTTATGTGAGTGTACTTGAGAAGGCATATAATTTGATGTACgtggccgtgtgtgtgtgtgattgtgagCATGCATGCATGTATCTGAATGTATCTGAATGTGTAAACAACTATATGCATGTGATGTGTGGGTATGAGTCTAATTTGTGAAGACACCTGTTGTCCATGTTAGTGAGCGAAGTCCATGTGTATCTCATGTAAACACATAAATTGCTGCACACGTGCATGAGGGTGATATTTGTATGGGTGCTGATATCCTGTCAGCATCTGACTCTGCCTTCTCCCTCCATACAGACATCAACATGGCTGGAGAGCCAAAGCCCAACAGACCCAAGGGGCTAAAGAGAGCAGCATCTGCCATATACAGGTGGGGCGCTCTGTCTTGTTTGTCTGTCTCTGGGTGGGATTGGTTCCTCTTTCCACAGAGGGAGTGAACACTGGTGGTGACGGTATGCCAAGCCTAGAATTTGGGGAGGTGTTTGGAGATGAGGGCCTGCGAAGAGTGGGCTGAGTGGCCGTCTCTAAGCCCCGGCCCTCTCCCCTTTGTTTCCCCAGTGGCTACAGCTTTGACTATGATTACTACCGGGACGACTTCTACGCCAGGTGAGCGGGGGAGGGGCGTGCCCAGGCATGAAACAGCCAAGCTGGAAGGGTCCTGAGAGATTGCTGGTGCAGCCCACTCAGTCCTCCAAGTGGGAACTGAAGCCCAGAGTTGTGGACAGGCATCTGTCCAAGGCTGCTCTgcaagttagtggcagagctgggactagggTCCAGTTCTATAGGTGCCCAGGCCAGAGCTCTCCCCAGCCCACACTGTCTCCCAACTCTCTGACCGCCCCTCCCCTTCCTAATCCTGGGGTGGGACTCAATGGGACTGGACAGCCAGGGGACCTATAAATGTAGCAAGTTGGAATACAAAACAGGTACAGGGCCAGGTGCAGGGAATTTGAGCCCTCACGCTTCTGCTGTTCAGTTTCCTTACCTCTCTGAGGTGCCCAGCCAGCTGAAGGAACCTCAGAGCTCAGTCTGAGCTTCTTAGCCTTATGTTTATAGCCAAGAGGCCAGCAGTCCTTTGGAGGTCTGAATTAGTCCCTGGTAGGCTGTGGCCCACCCCCAAGCCTACCCAGACCCCAGCGTCCATGGCACCAGCCACATTCTTGTGGAAATCATGGTGGGGGCTGGCCCAagcttctcctccttcctgcttctctccctccctccctccctctcagccTGCCCCAGGCTGTCCCAGAAGAacagacctctctgagcctcagttttctcacctgtgagtGGTTTCAGGAGACAGTGCAATGTAGTGGAAAGTGCCCTAGCCtgggaatcagaagacctgggtgctaatctcagctctgccactgaatAGAGTGCACAACTTTGGGCAAATCCCCTCCCAGTTTGAAATGGGCTTGTACCAAGTGATCCCTCAGGTCTCTTCCAGCTCTGGGATTCTGTGGTTCAGTGATTCTGACCAAGGCCAGAGCCGCCCCCTCCCCTTAGGGGCAGAAATGCAGGGTCTGGGACTGGGTCCATTCCCAGAGACTCTCCATCTCCAGCCATCACCACCCCAGGGCAGGGGCTCCCTAAACAAAGGAGTACCAAGGCATGGGGCGTTGAATTGCCTAGTGATGGCAGGTAACCTGGCTGTCATCAGGAAAGTGATCCCATAGTATACCCCTGTGGCTGCTGTTCTGTGCAGAaaggtggtagcagcagcagcggTGGGAGAAACCCCTACTTGGCTTACTGAGTTTCTGCCTGATCAGGAAGAGAAGCCCTCCTGGAAAGGGCTGGGTGATGGCGTCGGGGGTGCAGCATACTGTCTGGTATAGAGGGTCTGACCGTGCTGCCTAACCTTGATACTCCACTGGGCCCCCTGCCCCTCCATCCTCAAAGTCGAGTGAGAAGGATGGGGTGACTGGGGCCCAGAATGAGGAAAGGGGCTTGGACTCCAGCCTCATGCCTCTGAGGTCATAGGCCCCTGAGTTGAGGGTCTCGGTACCCTGGCCCTTCACCTATCACACCTTCTAACGTGTGTTTTTAACCAAGTTCTCTCATGCTCTACCCTCACGGCAGCCTTGGGGGATGTGGGGGGCACAGAGTTTGGGGTAGCCATCCTCACTaggcagatgggaaaactgaggcttaggcaGGCTTAGGGATTGACTCTCACTCCCTCACCTCTCTGTTTCCAGCTGGGGATTTGTACTGCTTTAGGGAGATTTGCAAACTCTGACCAGAGCTCGGGGTACAGTTGACTGAGCAGAAGTAGGTCAGGTAATAGAGCAGGACTGGGTGTCAGGGTGATCTAGGGAAGTCTTCTTTCTGGGGCTGTTGTCAGTTTGCTCCTCTGTTGAATGGGGCTATAACCATTACCACCTGTCACCTCCCCTGCTCTTACCCAGCTTGAATGGTAGGAAAGGTGGATGTAGTAAGGTCACTGAGGTCCAGAAAGCCCTTCCTCTTCACCCTCAGGACCTAACTGGGAGCAGGATGAGGTATACAGTACAGGCTACCCAGCCCTTCACCAGCCCTACATGTGTTGGTCTAGAGTCACAGTGCCCTCTGGTGGCCACAGGCCATGCTGCAGCCTCTGGCCCGTTTGCTCTCACAGGCTCTTCGACTATCGGGGCCGCCTGTCACCAGTGCCAGTGCCCAGGGCAGTCCCTGTGAAGCGACCCCGGGTCACAGTCCCCTTGGTCCGACGTGTCAAAACCACCATACCTGTCAAGCTCTTTGCCCGCTccacagccatcaccaccaccggCTCAGCCAAGATCAAGTGTGAGTGACTATATCTTCTTcctaggtaa from Tursiops truncatus isolate mTurTru1 chromosome 15, mTurTru1.mat.Y, whole genome shotgun sequence includes:
- the RALY gene encoding RNA-binding protein Raly isoform X3, which translates into the protein MSLKIQTSNVTNKNDPKSINSRVFIGNLNTAVVKKSDVETIFSKYGRVAGCSVHKGYAFVQYANERHARAAVLGENGRVLAGQTLDINMAGEPKPNRPKGLKRAASAIYRLFDYRGRLSPVPVPRAVPVKRPRVTVPLVRRVKTTIPVKLFARSTAITTTGSAKIKLKSSELRTIKTELAQIKSNIDALLGRLEQIAEAQKSNPDGKKKGESGSGSGSAIGSGSGSSGGSSRPPAPQEDTAAEASMPQGEAKARDDGDEEGLLTHSEEELEHSQDTDADDGALQ
- the RALY gene encoding RNA-binding protein Raly isoform X2, whose translation is MSLKIQTSNVTNKNDPKSINSRVFIGNLNTAVVKKSDVETIFSKYGRVAGCSVHKGYAFVQYANERHARAAVLGENGRVLAGQTLDINMAGEPKPNRPKGLKRAASAIYRPCCSLWPVCSHRLFDYRGRLSPVPVPRAVPVKRPRVTVPLVRRVKTTIPVKLFARSTAITTTGSAKIKLKSSELRTIKTELAQIKSNIDALLGRLEQIAEAQKSNPDGKKKGESGSGSGSAIGSGSGSSGGSSRPPAPQEDTAAEASMPQGEAKARDDGDEEGLLTHSEEELEHSQDTDADDGALQ
- the RALY gene encoding RNA-binding protein Raly isoform X4 yields the protein MSLKIQTSNVTNKNDPKSINSRVFIGNLNTAVVKKSDVETIFSKYGRVAGCSVHKGYAFVQYANERHARAAVLGENGRVLAGQTLDINMAGEPKPNRPKGLKRAASAIYSGYSFDYDYYRDDFYARPCCSLWPVCSHRLFDYRGRLSPVPVPRAVPVKRPRVTVPLVRRVKTTIPVKLFARSTAITTTGSAKIKLKSSELRTIKTELAQIKSNIDALLGRLEQIAEAQKSNPDGKKKGESGSGSGSAIGSGSGSSGGSSRPPAPQEDTAAEASMPQGEAKARDDGDEEGLLTHSEEELEHSQDTDADDGALQ
- the RALY gene encoding RNA-binding protein Raly isoform X1, with amino-acid sequence MSLKIQTSNVTNKNDPKSINSRVFIGNLNTAVVKKSDVETIFSKYGRVAGCSVHKGYAFVQYANERHARAAVLGENGRVLAGQTLDINMAGEPKPNRPKGLKRAASAIYSGYSFDYDYYRDDFYARLFDYRGRLSPVPVPRAVPVKRPRVTVPLVRRVKTTIPVKLFARSTAITTTGSAKIKLKSSELRTIKTELAQIKSNIDALLGRLEQIAEAQKSNPDGKKKGESGSGSGSAIGSGSGSSGGSSRPPAPQEDTAAEASMPQGEAKARDDGDEEGLLTHSEEELEHSQDTDADDGALQ